A stretch of DNA from Ovis aries strain OAR_USU_Benz2616 breed Rambouillet chromosome 17, ARS-UI_Ramb_v3.0, whole genome shotgun sequence:
GTAGAAAATTAAGtggattcagaaataaaaataacatagtcTACCTCCCTAGATagaggttttcagttcagttcagtcgctcagttgtgtccaactctttgctaccccatgaattgcaacatgccaggcctccctgtccatcaccaactcccagagttcactcagactcacgtccatcgagtaggtgatgccatccagccatctcatcctctgttgtccccttctcctcctgcccccaatccttcccagcatcagagtcttttccaatgagtcaactcttcgcatgaggtgaccaaagtactggagtttcagctttagcatcattccttccaaagaacacccaggactgatctcctttagaatggactggttggatctccttgcagtccaagggactctcaagagtcttctccaacaccatagttcaaaagcatcaaatcttcggcactcagctttcttcacagtccaactttcacatccatacgtgactaccggaaaaaccatagccttgactagacggacctttgttggcaaagtaatgtctctgcttttgaatatgctatctaggttggtcataactttccttccaaggagtaagtgtcttttaatttcatggctgcagtcaccatctgcagtgattttggagccccctcaaataaagtctgacactgtttccactgtgtccccatctatttgccatgaagtcatgggaccagatgccatgatcttcgttttctgaatgttgagctttaagccaactttttcactctcctctttcactttcatcaagaggctttttagttcctcttccctttctgccataagggtggtgtcatctgcatatctgaggttattgatatttctcccagcaatcttgattccagcttgtgcttcttccagcccagtgtttctcatgatgtactctgcatagaagttaaataagcagagtgacaatatacagccttgagatactccttttcctatttggaaccagtctgttgttccatgtccagttctaactgttgcttcctgatctgcacataggtttctcaagaggcaggtcaggtggtctggtattcccatttctttcagaattttccacagtttattgtgatccacacagtcaaaggctttggcatagtcaagaaagcagaaatagatgtttttctggaactctcttgctttttccatgatccagtggatgttggcaaattgatctctggttcctctgccttttctaaaaccaacttgaacatctggaagttcatggttcacgtagtgctgaaggctggcttggagaattttgagcatttctttactagcatgtgagatgagtccaattgtgtggtagtttgagcattctttggcattgcctttctttgggattggaatgaaaacggaccttttccagtcctgtgaccactg
This window harbors:
- the LOC114108789 gene encoding uncharacterized protein LOC114108789 produces the protein MGKTRDLFKKIRDTKGTFHAKMGSIKDRNGMDLTEAEDIKKRWQEYTEELYKKDLHDQDNHDGVITHLEPDSLECEVKWALESIPMNKASGGDGTPVELFQILKDDAVKVLHSICHQIWKTQQWSQDWKRSVFIPIPKKGNAKECSNYHTIGLISHASKEMLKILQASLQHYVNHELPDVQVGFRKGRGTRDQFANIHWIMEKAREFQKNIYFCFLDYAKAFDCVDHNKLWKILKEMGIPDHLTCLLRNLCADQEATVRTGHGTTDWFQIGKGVSQGCILSLCLFNFYAEYIMRNTGLEEAQAGIKIAGRNINNLRYADDTTLMAEREEELKSLLMKVKEESEKVGLKLNIQKTKIMASGPMTSWQIDGDTVETVSDFI